The following are encoded together in the Monodelphis domestica isolate mMonDom1 chromosome 5, mMonDom1.pri, whole genome shotgun sequence genome:
- the NFE2 gene encoding transcription factor NF-E2 45 kDa subunit: MPPCPPQQSRNRATLLAAPELGEMELTWQEIMSITELQGLDIPNEPPFESPVPYSGPAPPPAYGPCPILPDTGSHLPSPYEGLYQDFPPPSALVPDSPYAYGGLALPVSKPMTLSGLLSDPLPKSLSLLDMGLPVGPIKAQEDPESDSGLSLNYSDAESLEMEGMEAGRPRREYVEMFPVEQPYPLMPASLVHSNYAMPPPDPHLTFEPAPLCPGRAKPSGRGETGSRDERRALAMKIPFPTEKIVNLPVDDFNELVARYPLSESQLALVRDIRRRGKNKVAAQNCRKRKLETIVQLERELERLGNERERLLRARGEANRTLGAMRQQLAELYRDVFRRLHDEAGNGYSPEEYALQQATDGAIFLVPRGVKLESSD; this comes from the exons ATGCCCCCGTGCCCTCCCCAGCAGAGCAGAAACCGGGCGACGCTGCTCGCGGCCCCCGAGCTGGGAGAGATGGAGCTCACCTGGCAGGAGATCATGTCCATCACGGAGCTGCAG GGCCTTGATATCCCAAATGAGCCACCCTTTGAGTCCCCAGTGCCGTACTCTGGGCCAGCGCCACCCCCTGCTTACGGACCTTGCCCAATTCTCCCCGACACCGGCAGCCACCTCCCCTCCCCTTATGAGGGTCTCTACCAGGACTTCCCCCCTCCCTCAGCCTTGGTTCCCGACTCTCCCTATGCATATGGCGGCCTGGCCCTTCCTGTTTCCAAGCCCATGACCCTCTCGGGACTTCTCAGCGACCCTCTCCCCAAATCCCTGTCCCTGCTGGACATGGGACTGCCTGTGGGACCCATCAAAGCCCAAGAGGATCCTGAATCGGACTCTGGTTTATCCCTCAACTATAGCGATGCAGAATCCCTGGAGATGGAGGGAATGGAGGCAGGGAGGCCGAGAAGAGAGTATGTGGAGATGTTCCCTGTGGAGCAGCCCTACCCACTCATGCCTGCCTCTCTAGTCCATTCCAACTATGCCATGCCGCCTCCTGATCCTCATTTGACTTTTGAGCCCGCCCCGTTGTGCCCTGGAAGAGCCAAGCCCTCGGGGCGAGGGGAGACGGGAAGCAGGGATGAGCGCAGGGCTCTGGCCATGAAGATCCCCTTCCCCACCGAGAAGATCGTCAACTTACCCGTGGATGACTTTAACGAGCTGGTCGCCAGGTATCCACTGAGCGAGAGCCAGCTGGCCCTGGTCAGGGACATCAGGCGGCGGGGCAAGAACAAGGTGGCCGCCCAGAACTGTCGGAAAAGGAAGCTGGAGACCATCGTGCAGTTAGAACGAGAATTGGAGAGGCTGGGCAATGAGCGGGAACGGCTGCTCAGGGCCCGAGGGGAGGCCAACCGGACCCTGGGGGCCATGCGCCAGCAGCTGGCAGAGCTGTACCGAGACGTGTTCCGCAGGCTTCACGACGAGGCTGGCAACGGCTACTCCCCAGAAGAGTACGCCTTGCAACAGGCCACCGACGGGGCCATCTTCCTGGTGCCCAGGGGAGTCAAGCTGGAGTCGTCAGACTGA
- the HNRNPA1 gene encoding heterogeneous nuclear ribonucleoprotein A1 isoform X2 — translation MSKSESPKEPEQLRKLFIGGLSFETTDESLRSHFEQWGTLTDCVVMRDPNTKRSRGFGFVTYATVEEVDAAMNARPHKVDGRVVEPKRAVSREDSQRPGAHLTVKKIFVGGIKEDTEEHHLRDYFEQYGKIEVIEIMTDRGSGKKRGFAFVTFDDHDSVDKIVIQKYHTVNGHNCEVRKALSKQEMASASSSQRGRSGSGNFGGGRGGGFGGNDNFGRGGNFSGRGGFGGSRGGGGYGGSGDGYNGFGNDGSNFGGGGSYNDFGNYNNQSSNFGPMKGGNFGGRSSGPYGGGQYFAKPRNQGGYGGSSSSSSYGSGRRF, via the exons TCCCCCAAGGAGCCTGAGCAATTGCGGAAGCTCTTCATCGGAGGCCTGAGCTTCGAGACGACAGACGAGAGTCTCCGGAGCCATTTCGAGCAATGGGGCACACTTACAGACTGCGTG GTGATGAGGGATCCCAATACCAAGCGGTCCAGGGGCTTCGGCTTTGTTACCTATGCCACAGTGGAGGAGGTAGATGCAGCAATGAACGCCAGACCTCACAAAGTCGATGGCAGAGTCGTTGAACCAAAGAGAGCTGTTTCCAGGGAG GACTCTCAAAGGCCAGGCGCCCACTTAACTGTGAAAAAGATTTTTGTGGGGGGCATCAAAGAAGACACCGAGGAGCATCACTTAAGAGACTACtttgaacaatatggaaaaatcGAAGTGATTGAAATTATGACTGACAGAGGCAGTGGCAAGAAGAGGGGCTTTGCTTTTGTAACATTTGATGACCATGATTCTGTGGACAAGATAGTCA TTCAAAAATACCATACTGTGAATGGCCACAACTGTGAAGTAAGGAAAGCCTTGTCAAAGCAAGAAATGGCCAGTGCTTCTTCTAGTCAGAGAG GTCGAAGTGGTTCTGGAAACTTTGGTGGTGGCCGTGGAGGTGGCTTTGGTGGTAATGATAACTTTGGCCGTGGTGGGAACTTCAGTGGTAGAG GTGGTTTTGGAGGCAGTCGTGGTGGTGGTGGATATGGTGGAAGTGGAGATGGCTACAATGGATTTGGAAATGATG GAAGCAACTTCGGAGGTGGTGGAAGCTACAATGATTTTGGCAACTACAACAATCAGTCTTCAAATTTTGGTCCCATGAAAGGAGGAAATTTTGGAGGCCGGAGCTCAGGCCCTTATGGTGGGGGCCAGTATTTTGCCAAACCACGTAACCAAG GTGGCTATGGCGGTTccagtagtagcagtagttacGGCAGTGGCAGAAGATTTTAA
- the HNRNPA1 gene encoding heterogeneous nuclear ribonucleoprotein A1 isoform X1, with protein sequence MSKSESPKEPEQLRKLFIGGLSFETTDESLRSHFEQWGTLTDCVVMRDPNTKRSRGFGFVTYATVEEVDAAMNARPHKVDGRVVEPKRAVSREDSQRPGAHLTVKKIFVGGIKEDTEEHHLRDYFEQYGKIEVIEIMTDRGSGKKRGFAFVTFDDHDSVDKIVIQKYHTVNGHNCEVRKALSKQEMASASSSQRGRSGSGNFGGGRGGGFGGNDNFGRGGNFSGRGGFGGSRGGGGYGGSGDGYNGFGNDGGYGGGGPGYSGGNRGYGSGGQGYGNQGSGYGGSGSYDSYNNGGGGGGFGGGSGSNFGGGGSYNDFGNYNNQSSNFGPMKGGNFGGRSSGPYGGGQYFAKPRNQGGYGGSSSSSSYGSGRRF encoded by the exons TCCCCCAAGGAGCCTGAGCAATTGCGGAAGCTCTTCATCGGAGGCCTGAGCTTCGAGACGACAGACGAGAGTCTCCGGAGCCATTTCGAGCAATGGGGCACACTTACAGACTGCGTG GTGATGAGGGATCCCAATACCAAGCGGTCCAGGGGCTTCGGCTTTGTTACCTATGCCACAGTGGAGGAGGTAGATGCAGCAATGAACGCCAGACCTCACAAAGTCGATGGCAGAGTCGTTGAACCAAAGAGAGCTGTTTCCAGGGAG GACTCTCAAAGGCCAGGCGCCCACTTAACTGTGAAAAAGATTTTTGTGGGGGGCATCAAAGAAGACACCGAGGAGCATCACTTAAGAGACTACtttgaacaatatggaaaaatcGAAGTGATTGAAATTATGACTGACAGAGGCAGTGGCAAGAAGAGGGGCTTTGCTTTTGTAACATTTGATGACCATGATTCTGTGGACAAGATAGTCA TTCAAAAATACCATACTGTGAATGGCCACAACTGTGAAGTAAGGAAAGCCTTGTCAAAGCAAGAAATGGCCAGTGCTTCTTCTAGTCAGAGAG GTCGAAGTGGTTCTGGAAACTTTGGTGGTGGCCGTGGAGGTGGCTTTGGTGGTAATGATAACTTTGGCCGTGGTGGGAACTTCAGTGGTAGAG GTGGTTTTGGAGGCAGTCGTGGTGGTGGTGGATATGGTGGAAGTGGAGATGGCTACAATGGATTTGGAAATGATG GTGGTTATGGAGGAGGCGGCCCTGGTTACTctggaggaaacagaggctatGGAAGTGGTGGACAGGGTTATGGAAACCAGGGCAGTGGCTATGGCGGGAGTGGCAGCTATGACAGCTATAACAACGGAGGAGGCGGAGGCGGCTTTGGCGGTGGTAGTG GAAGCAACTTCGGAGGTGGTGGAAGCTACAATGATTTTGGCAACTACAACAATCAGTCTTCAAATTTTGGTCCCATGAAAGGAGGAAATTTTGGAGGCCGGAGCTCAGGCCCTTATGGTGGGGGCCAGTATTTTGCCAAACCACGTAACCAAG GTGGCTATGGCGGTTccagtagtagcagtagttacGGCAGTGGCAGAAGATTTTAA